GGTATTGGGTTTGGTTTTGGCAACTAAGTTTAAAACATTTTTACGCCATCCGGTATCTAAACCTAATGAAATAACGCGATTTAAACCGTCGTAGTTTTCAGAAATGTTATTAAACATTTGAGCAACTTGTTCTTTTTTACCTAAATCAGAATCTTTATATGGGTTGATGTTATTTTTCATGCTTGTAATTTTCAGCAAAGATATAAGTTACGTATCATTTTTGGTACGAAAGCACTTAATTTTTCCGTACAATTTGTTAAGCTACTTTCTTACTAAGGTTATAAATTCGTAATCAAAGGCGTGTTTGCTGTCTTTTTCATGTTTTTCGTGAGCAATGGTTTGCCATTGGTCGTAATTTATTTCTGGAAAAAACGTATCTGCATCCTCAAACGAATAATCTACCTTTGTAAGTTCTATTTTATGAGCAAACGGTAAAGCTTGCTTGTATATTTCGCCTCCGCCAATTACATAAATTGTTTCGTTCGGATAACTTTTTAAAACGGTTTCTAAATCGGATGCAATCCAACAACTTTCGGGAGCTTGGTATGCGTTGTCACGCGTAACAATAATATGTTGTCTGTTCGGTAGTACGCCGGGTAAACTTTCAAACGTTTTGCGGCCCATAACAATTTTATGATTGTATGTTTTATTTTTAAAATGTTTAAAATCATTAGGTAAATGCCACATCATGCTGTTGTTTTTGCCCAAAGCTAAGTTGTTGGCAACCGCTGCAATTAAAATTATCATGGTTGGTTTTGTTCGTCTAACATTTGTTTTTCAACTTGCTTTTCTAAAACAGCCATTTTTTCTTGTTGTTTTTTTACAAGTTTTTCTATTTGTGCTTGTTCCCATTTTTTACCCATAAATCGGTTGGTAATAAATACCTGAATTACGTGCAAAATAAAAATGAAAAGCCATGCAAAAGATGCCCAAATGTACCATTTGTATTCTGGAAAAACACCTAACCAATTGTTAGCAATGTACATAAAGGCACAACCTATTAGTAAGGTTATGAAATGGTAGTACACATTTTTTTTGGCTTGTGTACGTTTTCTGGCATATTCATATTGCTGAAATTCTTCGCTGTTTGGTTTCATACTTTTTTAAATAAAAATACAAAAAAAAGAGCTTATTTATAAGCTCTTTTTAATATTTATACTGAAACAGATCCTTTAATATGTGGATGCGTTTCGTAATTTTCTAAGGTGAAATCATCAAAAGTAAAATCGAAAATATTTTTGATGTTTGGGTTTAAAATCATTTTTGGTAATGGTTTCGGTTCTCGGCTAACTTGTAACTGCAGTTGTTCGATATGGTTGTTGTAAATATGTGCATCACCAAAGGTATGAATAAATTCACCCGGTTGTAAATTACAAACTTGTGCAATCATTAAAGTTAATAACGCATATGATGCAATATTAAATGGCACACCTAAAAAAATATCGGCGCTGCGTTGGTACAATTGGCATGATAACTTACCGTTTGCAACGTAAAACTGAAAAAACGCATGGCAAGGCGGTAAAGCTGCTTTGTTGTTAGCCACATTTTCGGCAAACGAAACTTTATCGTTTGGTAAAGATGACGGATTCCAGGCAGAAACTAACATGCGTCTAGAATTCGGATTGGTTTTTAAAATTTCAATTACTTCGGCAATCTGATCAATTTCTTCCGAGTTCCAATTGCGCCATTGATGCCCGTAAATTGGCCCTAAATTTCCGTTTTCATCCGCCCAAGCATCCCATATTTTAACGTCGTGTTGTTTTAAATACTCAATGTTTGTTTTTCCTTTTAAAAACCACAGTAATTCATGAATAATAGATTTTAGATGAAGCTTTTTTGTAGTTACCATCGGGAAACCTTCTGCCAAATCAAATCGCATTTGGTAGCCAAAAACGCTTAATGTTCCGGTTCCGGTACGATCACCTTTTTGGGTTCCATGTTCTAAAACATGATTCACTAAATCTAAATATTGTTTCATAATTATGCTTCTCGGTTGTTAATTTCGTCTCTAATATACGCCGCTTTTTCGTAATCTTCGTTTTGAATTGATGTATCTAATAAAACATAAAGCTGTTCTAACGTTTGATTTTTAAATTCATTTTTAAAATGATCAGCTTCTTTATTATCATCTAAAATATCATCTAAAAGCGAAATGTCGTCTAAATCTAAATCGTCATCATCTTGATATTCTTCATCAGCATCTTCTTTTTCGGTAATTTCATTTTTAGGTTTAAAAATAATTCCGGCTTTATCTAAAATGCCTTTGTAGGTAAAAATCGGTGCATCAAAACGTAAAGCTAACGCAATAGCATCTGATGTTCTAGCATCAATAATTTCTTCTATACCGTCGCGTTCACAAATTATGCTTGAATAAAAAACACCATCTACTAATTTATGAATAATAATTTGTTTGATTTTGATGTCGAAGCGATCGGCAAAGTTTTTAAAAAGATCGTGGGTTAATGGGCGTGGTGGTGTAATATCTTTTTCTAAAGTAATTGCTATTGATTGTGCCTCAAAAGCACCAATAACAATGGGTAATTTACGGTCACCGTCTGCTTCGTTTAAAATTAAAGCATAGGCGCCGTTTTGGGTTTGGCTGTAAGAAATACCTTCTATTATTAATTTAACTAAACTCATTATTCAATATTTTGATGGTCGGGTTTGTATTTCTCTAAAAAAAAAGAGAGTTCCTTGCAAATATAAAAATTTAAACAAGTAACTCTCTTAAATGATTTTTAAAATATTATCAAACTAATTTAAACTGATTAATGATTTGCAGCTTTAAATTCTTTTAATTTTTTAATTAATTCTGGTACAACCTGAAATGCATCACCAACCACACCGTAATCTGAAACTTTAAAGAAAGGAGCTTCTGGATCGTTATTGATTACAACTTTAACTTTTGATGCATTGATTCCGGCAATATGCTGAATAGCTCCCGAAATACCGATTGCAATATATAAGTTTGCTGCTACCGGTTTACCCGTTTGCCCAACGTGCTCAGAATGTGGTCTCCAATCTAGGTCAGATACTGGTTTAGAACATGCTGTTGCAGCGCCTAAAACTTCGGCTAATTCTTCAACCATGCCCCAGTTTTCAGGTCCTTTTAAACCACGTCCTGCCGAAACAACAATTTCTGCATCAGCAATGGTAACTTTACCTGAAACTTTTTCTACGTTTTCAACTTTTATTTGATCTAATGTTACGGTTGGATTAAAATCCTCTGCAGTTGCAGTGCCGTTTGCTTCGATCAATCCAAAAGAATTTTTACCTAAAGCAATAACTTTTACATCACTTTCTAAAGCTGTAAAAACAAAACCTTTGTTAGAAAATGCTGTGCGTTTTACAATAAATGGCGCAGTAGATTCTGGTAAAGCTACAACGTTAGATGCGAAGCTTGCATCTAAATCCATAGCTGCTAATGGTGCTAAATATTTAGCATCGGTTGTAGATGATAAAACAACTAATTTTGCTCCTTCTTTTTGAGCTGCTTGTTTTATTACATCAGCATATGCTTTTGCGTTAAAAGTTTTTAAATCAGCTTGATTAACTTTTAAAACCTTATCAACGCCGTATTTTGCTAAAACGCTTACATCGTCTGCATTAATAGTTAATGCGGTAACGGTTGTGCCTTGTTGTTCTGCAACTTTTTTAGCGTAAGAAGCCAATTCAAAAGCTACTTTTTTTATTTTTCCTTCTGCAGATTCTGCATATATTAAGATTGACATATGTACTTGTTTTTAAGTTTGTGAAAATAGAGATTAAATTACTTTAGCTTCGTTATGTAATAAGCTGATTAGTTCGTCTAAATTATCAGCGCTAACCATTTTACATGCCGATTTAGGAGCTGGTTTTTCGAACTTAACTGTTTTTGTTTTTGCATCTACAGCTACAGGTTCTTTTACAGCTAAAGCTTTAGTACGCGCTTGCATAATTCCACGCATGTTTGGTATGCGTAAATCCTTTTCTTCTACAATTCCTTTTTGTGCACCTAAAACAACAGGTAAGCTTACGCTTAAAGTTTCTTTACCACCGTCTATTTCACGTACAACTTTTGCTGTGTTTGCCTCAACTTCAATACCAATACAAGCATTTACAAAGTTAAAGCCTAACATAGCTGCTAACATGCCCGGAACCATTCCACCGTTATAATCTAAAGATTCTTTCCCTGCAATTACTACGTCGTAACCACCTTCTTTTACAACTTCAGCTAATTGCTTTGCAACGAAAAAGCCATCAGAAGGAGTAGCATTAACGCGAATAGCTTCATCAGCACCAATAGCCAATGCTTTACGTATAGTTGCTTCACTTTCTGGTCCGCCAACATGCACTACATGCACGGTAGCACCTTGCTTTTCTTTAAACCAAATTGCGGGTTAAACCAAATTCGTCATTCGGATTCATAACAAATTGAACGCCGTTTGCGTCAAATTCTGTATCTCCATTCGTGAAGTTAATTTTTGAAGTAGTATCAGGTACATTACTGATGCAAACCAATATTTTCATATTTTAAATTTGTTTATTAGTTATTATTTGTTTTTACTAAGATATAAAAAAAAAATAACGAATTACTATGCATGCATATAAAATTTGATTTTTCTAAATTTTTCACTATTTATCTGTTTTTATTGTATTTAATAGATGTTTTGTACAGTGTAAGTTAAATAAAGTTTAGTTTTTTTGTAAAAATGATAATGTATGTACGTGGTTTTACATATTATTTAATATATAGTAGTAAACTTTACCGTTTTTTAAACATATAAATTTGTTATTTTTGTTAAGTCAAATTTTTGAATAAACAAACATTTATGAGAACGATTCAATTTAGAGAAGCTATATGCGAAGCGATGAGCGAAGAAATGCGTCGCGACGACAAAGTATATTCAATGGGTGAGGAAGTAGCTGAATATAACGGTGCTTACAAAGCTTCAAAAGGAATGCTGGATGAATTTGGACCAAAACGTGTAATTGATACTCCAATTGCTGAGTTAGGATTTGCTGGTATTGCTGTAGGTTCAACCATGAATGGTTTACGACCAATTGTTGAATTTATGACTTTCAACTTCTCGTTAGTAGGAATTGATCAAATTATAAACAACGCTGCTAAAATGCGTCAAATGTCAGGCGGACAATTTACTATGCCAATTGTTTTTAGAGGACCATCAGGATCTGCAGGACAATTAGCAGCAACGCACTCTCAATCTTTTGAAAGCTGGTTCGCTAACACACCAGGTTTAAAAGTTGTAATTCCATCAAACCCATATGATGCAAAAGGATTATTAAAATCAGCAATCCGTGATAACGACCCAGTTATCTTTATGGAATCAGAGCAAATGTACGGGGATAAAGGTGAAGTGCCAGAAGGTGAATATTTAATTCCACTTGGTGTTGCAGATATCAAACGTGAAGGTAAAGATGTTACTATTGTATCTTTCGGTAAAATTATTAAAGAAGCATATAAAGCTGCAGATGAATTATCTAAAGAAGGAATTTCTTGTGAAATTATCGACTTACGTACCATCCGTCCAATGGATCAAGAAGCTATTTTAAACTCGGTTAAAAAAACTAATCGTTTAGTTATTTTAGAAGAAGCTTGGCCATTTGCATCTGTGTCGTCAGAAATTACTTATTTAGTGCAAGAAAAAGCATTTGACTTTTTAGATGCACCAATTCAACGTATTACAACGGCTGACACACCAGCACCATTTTCACCAGAATTGTTGAAAGAATGGTTGCCAAATGCAGATGATGTGATTAAAGCTGTTAAAAAAGTGATGTACAAATAATTATTTCAATCGAAATATTAAATATCTTTGAACTTCGTTAGTATAAATACTAGCGAAGTTTTTTTTATGAAGTATTTTTTTAGTTTTTTTTTCTTAGTTCAATCTATTTGTCTTTTAGCACAAACAAAAGTTGGTGGTTATGTTTATGATGAAGATGGTATTGAGGTGCCTTATGCCAGCGTTTACTTTAAAAATTCTACCGTAGGTGTTGTGGCAGATGACAATGGTAAGTTTTATTTAGAATCTCCAGATAATTACAGCACATTAGTAATTTCGTTTATTGGTTATAAAACGCTAGAATTGCCTTTAAAACCAGGTAGTAATCTTAACTTAAAGGTTGAACTTGTTGCTGATAACTTTTTAGATGAGGTTAAGGTTTACGTAGGAAAAACATCTAAAAAAGACAATCCTGCTTTAGATATTTTACGCAAAATTTGGGAACGCCGTAAAAAGAACGGATTGTACATGTACGACCAATACCAATACGATAAATACGAAAAAATTGAATTCGATTTAAATACCATTGATAGCGCTTTTATGCAAAAAAAACTATTTAAAGGTATGGAATTCGTTTTTGATCGTATGGATACGTCCAGCGTTACAGGTAAAACTTTTTTACCTATTTTTTTAAACGAATCGCTAAGTGAAGTTTACGGAGATAATCTGTTAAATAAGAAAAAAGAAATTATTCGTGCCAACAAAAACTCCGGCTTGGGCGAAGGCGATATGGTAAACGGATTTTTAAAAGATTTGTATGCCGATTACGATATTTACAAAAACTACCTAAAATTTTTTGACAAAGATTTTATTTCTCCATTATCACGCACCGGTATTAACGTGTACAACTACGTGTTAGCAGATACTGCTTTTATAGATAACAAATGGTGTTATAACATTGTTTTTTACCCGCCGTAAAGGTGAATTAACTTTTAAAGGTGATTTTTGGGTAAATGATACCACATTTGCTATTAAAAAAATTAATCTTCAGGCATCTAAATCAGCCAATATTAACTGGGTAAAAGATATTTACATTGAGCAAGAATTTGATGTTATAAGCGATTCAGTTTTTTTACTTAAAAAAGATTACATGATGACCGATTTTTCTTTTTCTAAAAAAGAAGAATCAAAAGGATTGTATGGGAAACGCTCAACCTTATATAAAAACTACGTTTTTGATAAGAAAAAAGAACCTAACTTTTATAAGTACGAAGTAAGCGAAACCGATATGGCCGTTTACAACCGTACAGATGAATTTTGGGAAGCCAATCGTTTTGAAAAACTAAACAAAAACGAAACCGATATTTATACCTTGCTTGATACGTTAGCTACGGTACCTAAGTTCCGAATGTACATGGATGTGGCAACGGTATTAGCCAGCGGTTATTACGAAATTCCAAAATATAAGTTTGATTTCGGACCAATATTCTCAACCATTGGTTACAATGAAATTGAAGGATTGCGTTTGCGTGCTGGTGGTCGTACCTATTTTGGTCCTAATGATAAATGGCGTTTGCAAGGATATATGGCTTATGGATTTAAAGATGATAAGGTAAAATATGGCGTTTCGGGTAAAGTTTTATTAGAACCTAAAAACCGTGTAATTGTGCACCTTGGTAACCGACGTGATGTTGAGCAAATGGGAGCAAGTTTAACAGCAACGCAAGATGTTTTAGGCCGTAGTTTAGCATCTTCAACCTTATTTTCATCTGGAGTAAACCACAACCTTACCGATATAAATTTAACCACCGCTGGTATCGAAGCAGAATTGGTTAAAAACTTAACGTTTAAACTCAATCTATCGTACCGCACTCAAAAAGCTGCCGATCCTAATTTGTTTAGTTTAGCTTATTATGATGAAAACGGAGCAATTAAAAATTCGGTTAAAGAATACGAAACCCAATATGTAATAGATTATACGCCAGGCCGCCGTATGGTAAATCATGGCGTAGAACGTATTGAGGTTGATTCTAATTATCCGCGCGTTTTAGTAAGTTTAACGCAAGGGTTAAAGGGGGTTTTTGATTCTGATTTTAATTACGATAAATTGCAGTTTTACTACCGTCAACCTATTTTAATTGGCGGATTTGGCCGATTTACTTCTACCATAGAAGCAGGTAAATTTTTTGGTACCGTTCCTTTAGCGCTTATTGGAGTAATTCCGGGTAACCAATCGTGGTTTGCTATGGAAAATACATTTCAGAACATGAATTACTACGAATTTGTGGCCGATGAATATGTTTCTGCGCATTTAGAACATAATTTTGGCGGACGTTTATTTTCACGTATTCCGTGGGTTCGTGATTTAAATTTACGAGAAATTATTAGTGTGCGTGGGGTTTATGGTGATGTAAGTGATAAAAACAGAGCCATTAACGCATCTGGATTGGTTTACCAATCACCAACCGATGTTTATTGGGAATACGGTGCTGCTATTGGTAATATTTTTAAATGTTTTAGATTAGATTTTTCTTGGCGTGGTTCGTATAATCATCTGCCAGATGTAAATAAATTTACAATTAAAGGATCTTTTGGATTTTACTTTTAAAGAATTTCATACCTTTGCAGTCGCTTAATTTGAATTATTAAATAAAAAAGTATAATGAGTGCAAGTGTAAAAACTTTCGATGCTTTCATCGAAATTCCAAGAGGAAGCAGAAATAAATACGAATACGATTTTGATAAAAAAAGAATTCGTTTTGACCGTATGTTATATTCTGCTATGTTTTACCCAGCTGATTATGGTTTTATTCCTGAAACTTTAGCTTTAGACGGTGATCCGTTAGATGTTTTAGTTTTATTTACAGAGCCATCAACTCCTGGTTGTTTGGTAGAGGTAAAACCAATTGCTGTTTTTAAAATGGCTGACGATAAAGGTCCTGATGAGAAAATTATCTGTGTACCGGTTGCAGATCCAATTATGAATAAGTTAAACAACATTTCGGATATCAACGAACATTTAATTAAAGAGATTGAACATTTCTTTAAAGTTTACAAAGATTTAGAAAATAAATCGGTTGATGTTCAAGGTTGGGCGGATGTAGATGTTGCTTTAGAAATGATTGACGAATGTTCGGCTCGTTTCCAAGCGTTAACAAATGCAGAAAAAGCTAAATATTCTATCGAATTATAATAAAAAAGCTATCCATTTAGGATAGCTTTTTTATTTCTATTTGGTTTCAAATAAACCATTTAATTCAGCATCTACGCGTGTAATAATGCTTCCTAAATCTTCTGGATTATCTACAAAATCTAACGCATCAACATCAACTATTAAAAGTTTGCCTTTATCATAGCTGCTAATCCAATCTTCATACCTGTCGTTTAATTTACTTAAATAATCAATAGAAATTGAATTTTCGTAATCACGACCGCGTTTCTGAATGTTTTTTACCAAATTCGGGGTAGAACTGCGTAAGTAAATTAATAAATCTGGAGCAGAAACCAAACGTTGCATCAACTCAAACAAAGAAACGTAGTTTTTAAAATCACGTTCGCTCATTAATCCCATAGCGTGTAAATTGGGTGCAAATATTTTGGCATCTTCATAAATTGTTCGGTCCTGAATAATGTTTTTTCCGCTTTCTCTAATCTCAAGCACTTGTCTAAACCTGCTGTTTAAAAAATAAATTTGTAGGTTAAATGACCAACGATCCATGGCATGGTAAAAATCATCTAAATAAGGATTATCTACTACATCTTCAAAATGCGGTTCCCAATTAAAATGATGGGCTAAAGCTTGGGTTAAGGTTGTTTTTCCTGCGCCAATATTTCCTGCTACAGCTATGTGCATAGTTTTACTTTTACTAAAATTAAAAAAACAAAGTTACTTAAAACTTCTGGCTTTTTTGTGCTTGTAATTTTAAAATAAGTTTAGTAACAAAGATTAGGTAAATGTGCTTTTGTGTAAGTTTTATTGTACATCTAATAAAATGTATTATTTTGCGTTAACTTGTTAAAGCATGATTATGAAAGGATTACTAACCCGTTTTTTTTTATTTTTTATTAGTTTTTGTTGGGCGCAAAGTAATTATCCCGTTCCAAAAGCTGCTGCAGGGCAATTGTTTTACATTCAGCATAGCGCAAGCACAAATACCTACGTTTACGAAGTTCGGTTACGTGATGGAAAAATTGACGCGAATAATCCAATCGAAGTTTATCGTATTTTGTTTGAAGAACGTGGACAAAAAGCTAATTTAACTTTAACCCAACGTAAGCTGGCTTATGGTTATACGGCCCAAAAAATAACTGATAATAACTATAAGTTTAGCTTGGCAGCAGAAAAAAAACACTTTATGACTTTGGTTTATTTAAACGGAAAATATGTGGTTGAAACAACCGTAAATAATAAAAAAATTATTTTACATAAAATGTTTATCAAAATAAAAGATAATACAAATCCATTAAAGTTTGAAGTAGATTATATTTTGTTTTACGGTAAAGATTTAAAAACAAATAAAGAACTTGTAGAAAAACTCATGATTACTAATTAATTAGATTGTTTTACAACAAATACAAGGTTCATAAACGAATTAAGACCAAAATCTAAACTTAAAACATCTAAATTTAAAATACCTTGTGGTGTAATGGTGTTAACTTTTATTGTTTTTATATCATAATGTATTATTACATAATCTAATTCTTCTCTTAAATATTCTTTTTTTACTCTTATTGTTTCTGGATTTGATGATATGAATTGAGGATTAGAACCTTTAATAAATTGTTTTTTATATACATCTTCGTATAAATCTATTTCTACTCCTTGTTTTTTCTCATCCAATTTTGTTACAAAATAGGATGCGTAAAAAAATAACTCTTCTTGTTTAATAAAGGTTTTCCATGCTTTTCCATTAAAATAATAATATCCAGGCGTAATAATTACTCGAGTACTTTTAGTTTGCGGTGCATCAATGGCATTTATATATATTAATGTTCCTTTATGATTTAAATTATATAAATTTTCTTTTTTATTAAGTTCACTTAATTTCAAAATTGGCGCAATTACTCCATCAGAAATGTCATTTAATTTTAGGCTATTTGTATGTAAACTTACCTTTGGATTCGGATTGTTAATTCCTACTTGGCTGTACGTTATAGATGTACATAGTGCTATTAAACTAATGATTATACGCATATTATTAACTTTTAAATTCACCTCTTATAAAAGGATTAACTTTAACTGAGCAAGAATTAATTATAAGTGTTTTGTCAAAACTGGTAAATACTGTATTATCTGCTTTGTAGGCATCCATTTTTATATTGTACATTCCTGGATTAGAATAGGTGTGTTTTTTAGAATGAATTCCTGGTGTTAATGGAACTAAATCTGTTTGCGTAATGCCATCGCCATAATCTACAGTAATTTTATCTACTTGTTCATAGCCTTCTCCATCAACAATGTAAAAATCTATTGGTATTTGTTTGTTAGCACATAAGCTGTTCGGGTCTTGATTAATTTCTACACCAGTTGTAAACCATGGTACAGCAAAATTAGGTAATCCATATCTTGTAGCTCCTGCTGTAGGCAGTTCATACAATCGCATATTTACTGGATCTTTTGGATTATCAATTACTAATACGGAGTTTTTCCACATGTTAGCAATGTACATTCTCCCATCCGGACTTGTTTGTAAAGCTCCGTAATATAAGTTTGGAGATGTTGTTATGACAGCAGCTGGAGTTGATATTACTTTTAGAGGGGCTACTTCTAATAATTCTTGTTCTGAATTTGTATTTAATAATTCTTCAAAATCATATACAATTAAATGACTTGTCCATTTTCCAAGCGGACCTGGTGGTGATAAAGTAATATATAAATATTTATTATCGTTAGTGAATTCAACACCATATCCGTTAGATGTTTCATCTATCTGAACGTTTCTTTTTATACGAACATTTGATATTGTACCCGTTTCGTTATCAAAATCTCCAATACATAAAAAAACTTCTCCGTTCGGGTTTGGAAAGTCACCGAAATTTATCCAGGCAAAATGTTTGGTATCGTTTGTAAATCTAATATATCCTCCTGGATTATTTGGAAAAGTTATTACGTCATCTAATTCAAAACTACTATGCACTGTGTTTTGAAATTCTGATGCATTGGTACTGTTAATAGCCCAAACTTCTAAAGCAGTTTTACCCGGGTAAGCTGCGCTTGTTCTACTTGGAGCAAGTACCCAAATATCTTTTCTGTTAGCGTGGCGACCTGCTGTAACAGTTTCGCCTAAAATTCCTTTAGCACCTGTAAAAGGTAAATGTCTTAGCGGAGTGGCAGTACTTGGATAATTAGGAATACCTCCTAATCCTCCATTCAAATTCATATCAATTATGGTATAGAATAAGCCTTGATAAACACCATTTCCAAATCCAGCGGAAATAGCAATGTATTTGTTTACTTCACCAGGATATAAAACAATACTACCTGATTGAGTTGAAGTTGAATTTCCTCCTAATCCGCCTGAAATTGCGTCATTGTTTTTGTTATATATATTTGCACCGTCAGAATATAAAAGCAAATTACCGTTTAAATCAGATATGGTAAATGTACCTTCAACTGTATTTAACATAGGGTTACTTAAACTTGTAGGTAAATCTGTTAAAATAGCATCTGGTGTGCCAAATAAGCCTTTGACTTTTATGTGTTGCTTTTCCTTCCAAGTCAAACCATTATATACACCAAAAATCCAATTGTAATTTTGTTTTTGTGCATTGCCAATTGTAAAAATAAATACGAAAATGCTTACGATTGTTTTTTTCATATTCTACTTATTTAATTACAAGTAAAATGTTGATAAAAGAACTAGTACTTGGGTTTGTGTTTAGTACATTGTAGTTTAAGACACCAGTTGCTGATATGCTATTAACCGTTATGATGTCAGGGTCATAGTAAGTAACAATGTAATCTAACTCATTAGCTTCATAAACAATAGGAAGCTGAGTTAAACTTTGATTACTACTTACAAAAGTTTGATTATTTGCTTTTGTATATTGTTTTAGATATACGTTGGTGTATAAATCAAAAGTTACGTTGTTTGCAATGTGTTCTACAGGTAAATTAAATGAAGGTAAATAAATACTTTCGTCATTTCCAGCAAGTATTTGCCAAAATTGTCCATCAAAATAATAATATCCAGTAGTGGAAATTTTTGAAGTTTTAGGAGTTGTGGATTCAGCCCCAATTTCACTTATATAGATTATTGCCCCAGCTTCAGTTGAATTATATAATGGATCTTTACTTATAATTTCGCTTCTGGTTAATGTAGGTAAAATTAATCCATCAGCTAAATTTAAGTTTGCTGGATCAGATTTTATATGTAACGTAGATTTTGGGGCAGTTGTATTTATACCAACTTGTCCATAACAGAAATTACAAGCTATTATGGGGACTAATAACATGATATTTTTCATAAACAATTTAATTATTTGTATATATAACGCATAAAGTCAATGAAATTGTTTTAAAATTAACGAATAATTGGATTTATTTTTGTTTGTTTATATTTTTTGTCGTTAGATTGTTTTTTTTTAATTACAAAAAAAACACC
This genomic window from Flavobacterium agricola contains:
- a CDS encoding dihydrofolate reductase, whose translation is MIILIAAVANNLALGKNNSMMWHLPNDFKHFKNKTYNHKIVMGRKTFESLPGVLPNRQHIIVTRDNAYQAPESCWIASDLETVLKSYPNETIYVIGGGEIYKQALPFAHKIELTKVDYSFEDADTFFPEINYDQWQTIAHEKHEKDSKHAFDYEFITLVRK
- a CDS encoding 2TM domain-containing protein; the encoded protein is MKPNSEEFQQYEYARKRTQAKKNVYYHFITLLIGCAFMYIANNWLGVFPEYKWYIWASFAWLFIFILHVIQVFITNRFMGKKWEQAQIEKLVKKQQEKMAVLEKQVEKQMLDEQNQP
- a CDS encoding thymidylate synthase, with protein sequence MKQYLDLVNHVLEHGTQKGDRTGTGTLSVFGYQMRFDLAEGFPMVTTKKLHLKSIIHELLWFLKGKTNIEYLKQHDVKIWDAWADENGNLGPIYGHQWRNWNSEEIDQIAEVIEILKTNPNSRRMLVSAWNPSSLPNDKVSFAENVANNKAALPPCHAFFQFYVANGKLSCQLYQRSADIFLGVPFNIASYALLTLMIAQVCNLQPGEFIHTFGDAHIYNNHIEQLQLQVSREPKPLPKMILNPNIKNIFDFTFDDFTLENYETHPHIKGSVSV
- a CDS encoding bifunctional nuclease family protein → MSLVKLIIEGISYSQTQNGAYALILNEADGDRKLPIVIGAFEAQSIAITLEKDITPPRPLTHDLFKNFADRFDIKIKQIIIHKLVDGVFYSSIICERDGIEEIIDARTSDAIALALRFDAPIFTYKGILDKAGIIFKPKNEITEKEDADEEYQDDDDLDLDDISLLDDILDDNKEADHFKNEFKNQTLEQLYVLLDTSIQNEDYEKAAYIRDEINNREA
- a CDS encoding electron transfer flavoprotein subunit alpha/FixB family protein, which translates into the protein MSILIYAESAEGKIKKVAFELASYAKKVAEQQGTTVTALTINADDVSVLAKYGVDKVLKVNQADLKTFNAKAYADVIKQAAQKEGAKLVVLSSTTDAKYLAPLAAMDLDASFASNVVALPESTAPFIVKRTAFSNKGFVFTALESDVKVIALGKNSFGLIEANGTATAEDFNPTVTLDQIKVENVEKVSGKVTIADAEIVVSAGRGLKGPENWGMVEELAEVLGAATACSKPVSDLDWRPHSEHVGQTGKPVAANLYIAIGISGAIQHIAGINASKVKVVINNDPEAPFFKVSDYGVVGDAFQVVPELIKKLKEFKAANH
- a CDS encoding pyruvate dehydrogenase complex E1 component subunit beta, with amino-acid sequence MNKQTFMRTIQFREAICEAMSEEMRRDDKVYSMGEEVAEYNGAYKASKGMLDEFGPKRVIDTPIAELGFAGIAVGSTMNGLRPIVEFMTFNFSLVGIDQIINNAAKMRQMSGGQFTMPIVFRGPSGSAGQLAATHSQSFESWFANTPGLKVVIPSNPYDAKGLLKSAIRDNDPVIFMESEQMYGDKGEVPEGEYLIPLGVADIKREGKDVTIVSFGKIIKEAYKAADELSKEGISCEIIDLRTIRPMDQEAILNSVKKTNRLVILEEAWPFASVSSEITYLVQEKAFDFLDAPIQRITTADTPAPFSPELLKEWLPNADDVIKAVKKVMYK
- a CDS encoding inorganic diphosphatase translates to MSASVKTFDAFIEIPRGSRNKYEYDFDKKRIRFDRMLYSAMFYPADYGFIPETLALDGDPLDVLVLFTEPSTPGCLVEVKPIAVFKMADDKGPDEKIICVPVADPIMNKLNNISDINEHLIKEIEHFFKVYKDLENKSVDVQGWADVDVALEMIDECSARFQALTNAEKAKYSIEL
- a CDS encoding deoxynucleoside kinase; this encodes MHIAVAGNIGAGKTTLTQALAHHFNWEPHFEDVVDNPYLDDFYHAMDRWSFNLQIYFLNSRFRQVLEIRESGKNIIQDRTIYEDAKIFAPNLHAMGLMSERDFKNYVSLFELMQRLVSAPDLLIYLRSSTPNLVKNIQKRGRDYENSISIDYLSKLNDRYEDWISSYDKGKLLIVDVDALDFVDNPEDLGSIITRVDAELNGLFETK
- a CDS encoding DUF4833 domain-containing protein — protein: MKGLLTRFFLFFISFCWAQSNYPVPKAAAGQLFYIQHSASTNTYVYEVRLRDGKIDANNPIEVYRILFEERGQKANLTLTQRKLAYGYTAQKITDNNYKFSLAAEKKHFMTLVYLNGKYVVETTVNNKKIILHKMFIKIKDNTNPLKFEVDYILFYGKDLKTNKELVEKLMITN